In one window of Tenrec ecaudatus isolate mTenEca1 chromosome 3, mTenEca1.hap1, whole genome shotgun sequence DNA:
- the CTSO gene encoding cathepsin O isoform X2, protein MRLSTPTKSSSLGNRGSSALPYSVAASFIRHRCLNSGVSNESSTAFYGINQFSHLFPEEFKAIYLRSQSSKYPRYPADVQISIPNISLPVRFDWRDKHVVTQVRNQQMCGACWAFSVVGAVESACAIKGEALETLSVQEVIACSYNNFGCGGGSTLNALNWLKKTQVKLVRDSEYPFTAQDGLCQFFSSTHSGISIKGYSAYDFSDQEEEMAKALLTFGPLVVVVDAVSWQDYLGGIIQHHCSSGEANHAVLITGFDKTGSIPYWIVRNSWGNSWGVDGYAHVKMGANICGIAECVSTVYV, encoded by the exons atgaggctttctactcccacaaagagttccagtcttggaaacaggggcagttccgctctgccctacagcgttgct gcAAGTTTCATTAGACATCGATGTTTGAATTCTGGAGTTTCTAATGAAAGTTCTACTGCCTTCTATGGGATAAATCAGTTTTCCCATTTGTTTCCTGAAGAGTTTAAAG CCATTTATTTGAGAAGCCAATCTTCCAAGTATCCCCGATATCCAGCAGATGTACAAATTTCAATCCCCAACATATCCTTACCAGTAAGATTTGACTGGAGGGACAAGCATGTTGTAACACAAGTGAGGAACCAGCAGATG TGTGGGGCATGCTGGGCCTTCAGCGTAGTCGGTGCAGTGGAATCTGCATGTGCCATCAAAGGCGAGGCGTTGGAAACCCTGAGTGTGCAGGAGGTGATTGCCTGTTCCTATAATAATTTCGGCTGTGGTGGAGGGTCCACCCTCAATGCTCTGAACTGGTTAAAGAAG ACACAAGTAAAACTGGTGAGAGACTCAGAGTACCCATTTACAGCACAAGATGGGCTCTGCCAGTTTTTTTCTAGCACGCATTCTGGAATTTCAATCAAAGGCTATTCTGCGTATGACTTCAG TGACCAGGAAGAGGAAATGGCAAAAGCGCTTCTTACTTTCGGCCCATTAGTGGTTGTAGTAGATGCTGTGAGCTGGCAGGATTACCTGGGAGGCATAATCCAGCATCATTGCTCGAGTGGAGAAGCAAACCATGCAGTTCTTATAACTGGTTTTGATAAAACAG GCAGTATTCCATATTGGATAGTCCGGAACTCGTGGGGAAATTCCTGGGGAGTGGATGGCTATGCCCATGTAAAAATGGGAGCTAATATTTGCG GTATTGCAGAGTGTGTTTCTACTGTATACGTGTGA
- the CTSO gene encoding cathepsin O isoform X1, translating to MGLRALPWLWVLCCCCTPCCGDDCGGAGAATLGGTAPPSRERRAAAFRASFIRHRCLNSGVSNESSTAFYGINQFSHLFPEEFKAIYLRSQSSKYPRYPADVQISIPNISLPVRFDWRDKHVVTQVRNQQMCGACWAFSVVGAVESACAIKGEALETLSVQEVIACSYNNFGCGGGSTLNALNWLKKTQVKLVRDSEYPFTAQDGLCQFFSSTHSGISIKGYSAYDFSDQEEEMAKALLTFGPLVVVVDAVSWQDYLGGIIQHHCSSGEANHAVLITGFDKTGSIPYWIVRNSWGNSWGVDGYAHVKMGANICGIAECVSTVYV from the exons ATGGGGCTTCGCGCGCTGCCGTGGCTCTGggtcctctgctgctgctgcacccCCTGCTGCGGGGACGACTGCGGGGGCGCCGGCGCCGCCACCCTCGGGGGGACCGCGCCGCCGAGCCGCGAGCGAAGGGCCGCCGCCTTCCGG gcAAGTTTCATTAGACATCGATGTTTGAATTCTGGAGTTTCTAATGAAAGTTCTACTGCCTTCTATGGGATAAATCAGTTTTCCCATTTGTTTCCTGAAGAGTTTAAAG CCATTTATTTGAGAAGCCAATCTTCCAAGTATCCCCGATATCCAGCAGATGTACAAATTTCAATCCCCAACATATCCTTACCAGTAAGATTTGACTGGAGGGACAAGCATGTTGTAACACAAGTGAGGAACCAGCAGATG TGTGGGGCATGCTGGGCCTTCAGCGTAGTCGGTGCAGTGGAATCTGCATGTGCCATCAAAGGCGAGGCGTTGGAAACCCTGAGTGTGCAGGAGGTGATTGCCTGTTCCTATAATAATTTCGGCTGTGGTGGAGGGTCCACCCTCAATGCTCTGAACTGGTTAAAGAAG ACACAAGTAAAACTGGTGAGAGACTCAGAGTACCCATTTACAGCACAAGATGGGCTCTGCCAGTTTTTTTCTAGCACGCATTCTGGAATTTCAATCAAAGGCTATTCTGCGTATGACTTCAG TGACCAGGAAGAGGAAATGGCAAAAGCGCTTCTTACTTTCGGCCCATTAGTGGTTGTAGTAGATGCTGTGAGCTGGCAGGATTACCTGGGAGGCATAATCCAGCATCATTGCTCGAGTGGAGAAGCAAACCATGCAGTTCTTATAACTGGTTTTGATAAAACAG GCAGTATTCCATATTGGATAGTCCGGAACTCGTGGGGAAATTCCTGGGGAGTGGATGGCTATGCCCATGTAAAAATGGGAGCTAATATTTGCG GTATTGCAGAGTGTGTTTCTACTGTATACGTGTGA